One window of Actinomycetota bacterium genomic DNA carries:
- the secG gene encoding preprotein translocase subunit SecG has translation MIPLLIVIDVIASFTLILFILLHAGRGGGLSDMFGGGMNTQLGGSTVVERNLDRLTVAAATVFGITSVLLALLLEP, from the coding sequence ATGATCCCGCTGCTGATCGTCATCGACGTGATCGCGTCGTTCACCCTGATCCTGTTCATCCTCCTCCACGCCGGCCGCGGCGGCGGCCTCTCCGACATGTTCGGCGGCGGCATGAACACCCAGCTCGGCGGCTCCACCGTGGTCGAGCGCAACCTCGACCGCCTCACGGTCGCCGCCGCCACCGTGTTCGGCATCACCAGCGTGCTGCTGGCCCTCCTGCTCGAGCCGTAG